In Morococcus cerebrosus, a single genomic region encodes these proteins:
- the hisS gene encoding histidine--tRNA ligase, whose product MAQKIQSVKGMNDLLPVEQKDFKLTAAFWQAFEDVVGRWTRAYGYQQIRTPIVEQTGLFVRSIGEETDVVGKEMYTFSDSNDSLSLSLRPEGTASCLRAVVEHNLLYNSPQKLWYMGPMFRRERPQKGRYRQFHQVGIEALGFEGPDIDAEIIAMSADLWDKLGIRDYLTLEINSLGNREERAAHRAALVEYLTRYEDKLDEDSKRRLKTNPLRVLDSKNPDLQEICNAAPHLTDYLGEESRNHYSRFKAMLEGLGIQYVENPRLVRGLDYYNQTVFEWTTDKLGAQATVCGGGRYDGLIEELGGKPAPSIGFAMGIERLLLLVSEYGSLEVNAAPDVYAMHQGEGADLQVMKYAQALRAQGFNVMQHSGYQSLKAQMKKADNSGARFALIVAQDELANGTVTLKDMNGAHGQQTVAADDLIHTLQQWKNA is encoded by the coding sequence ATGGCACAAAAAATCCAATCCGTCAAAGGCATGAACGACCTTTTGCCCGTCGAACAAAAAGATTTCAAGCTGACCGCTGCGTTTTGGCAGGCGTTTGAAGATGTGGTCGGCCGCTGGACGCGTGCTTATGGTTATCAGCAAATCCGTACGCCGATTGTCGAGCAGACGGGTTTGTTTGTCCGCTCCATCGGCGAAGAAACCGATGTGGTCGGTAAGGAAATGTACACTTTTTCCGATTCCAACGATTCTTTGAGCCTGAGTCTGCGGCCGGAGGGTACGGCATCCTGCCTGCGTGCGGTGGTCGAACACAATCTGTTGTACAACAGCCCGCAAAAGCTGTGGTACATGGGGCCGATGTTCCGCCGCGAGCGTCCGCAAAAAGGACGCTACCGCCAGTTTCATCAGGTCGGTATCGAGGCGTTGGGTTTTGAAGGTCCGGACATCGACGCCGAAATCATCGCGATGTCGGCGGATTTGTGGGACAAGCTGGGTATCCGCGATTACCTGACTTTGGAAATCAACAGCTTGGGTAACCGCGAAGAGCGTGCGGCGCACCGTGCGGCTTTGGTCGAATATCTGACCCGTTATGAAGACAAATTGGATGAAGACAGCAAACGTCGTCTGAAAACCAATCCGTTGCGCGTTTTGGATTCTAAAAATCCCGATTTGCAGGAAATCTGCAATGCCGCGCCGCATTTGACTGATTATCTGGGCGAGGAATCGCGCAATCATTACAGCCGTTTCAAAGCCATGCTGGAAGGCTTGGGCATTCAATATGTTGAAAATCCGCGGCTGGTGCGCGGCTTGGATTATTACAACCAAACCGTTTTTGAATGGACGACCGACAAACTCGGCGCGCAGGCGACGGTGTGCGGCGGCGGCCGTTACGACGGTTTGATTGAAGAACTCGGCGGCAAGCCCGCTCCGTCTATCGGCTTTGCAATGGGCATCGAGCGGCTGCTGCTGCTGGTTAGCGAATACGGTTCGCTGGAAGTCAATGCCGCGCCTGACGTGTACGCCATGCATCAGGGCGAGGGCGCGGATTTGCAAGTGATGAAATACGCGCAAGCCTTACGCGCACAAGGTTTCAACGTGATGCAGCATTCCGGCTATCAAAGCCTGAAAGCGCAAATGAAAAAAGCCGACAACAGCGGCGCGCGCTTTGCCCTGATTGTTGCGCAAGACGAATTGGCGAACGGTACGGTTACGCTTAAAGACATGAACGGCGCACACGGTCAGCAAACCGTCGCCGCCGACGATTTAATCCACACTTTACAACAATGGAAGAACGCATAA
- a CDS encoding pseudouridine synthase: MKKRSNPLPLLNGIKPSYLVLPHEKEFYGLPLLHFLCTRFPFVGEENWRRRLNSGFVVGADGTPFNEHTVFEAGETMFYYRETSRDSEPRIPFEEKILFVDEHLIVVDKPHFLPVIPSGRFLRETLLTRLRLRPQLQHLNVADITPIHRLDKDTAGVMLLSHNPATRRDYQTMFQNKTVCKTYQAIAPTRTDLVYPLNISSRMVRGEKFFTTLEVEGEPNAHTTIELIENRGAFSLYRLTPHTGKKHQLRVHMMSLGMPLMNDALYPVPSAAGDEDYGKPLKLLAKRIEFTDPISGQARIFESGFEF, translated from the coding sequence ATGAAAAAACGCTCCAACCCCCTCCCCCTTTTAAACGGTATAAAGCCCAGCTATTTGGTGCTGCCGCATGAAAAAGAGTTCTACGGCCTGCCGCTTTTGCATTTTCTCTGCACACGCTTTCCTTTTGTCGGTGAAGAAAATTGGCGCAGGCGGCTGAACAGCGGCTTTGTGGTAGGTGCGGACGGGACGCCGTTTAACGAGCATACGGTGTTTGAAGCGGGCGAGACGATGTTTTATTACCGTGAAACCAGCAGGGACAGCGAACCACGGATTCCGTTTGAAGAGAAGATTCTGTTTGTCGATGAACATCTTATCGTGGTTGATAAACCGCATTTTCTGCCCGTCATCCCCAGCGGGCGTTTTTTGCGTGAAACGCTGCTGACCCGCCTGCGCCTGCGGCCGCAATTGCAGCATTTGAATGTAGCGGACATTACGCCGATTCACCGCTTGGATAAGGATACGGCAGGGGTCATGCTGCTGTCGCACAATCCTGCCACGCGCCGAGATTATCAAACCATGTTCCAAAATAAAACTGTCTGCAAAACTTATCAGGCAATCGCACCGACGCGGACGGATTTGGTTTATCCGCTGAACATTTCTTCACGCATGGTGCGCGGGGAAAAATTTTTTACGACACTTGAAGTGGAAGGTGAGCCGAACGCACACACGACAATCGAGCTTATCGAAAACCGTGGCGCGTTCAGCCTCTACCGCCTTACGCCGCATACGGGAAAAAAACACCAACTGCGCGTGCATATGATGAGCCTGGGCATGCCGCTGATGAACGATGCACTTTATCCCGTTCCGTCTGCGGCGGGTGATGAGGATTATGGGAAACCTTTGAAACTTTTGGCAAAAAGAATTGAGTTTACCGATCCTATCAGCGGACAGGCACGGATATTTGAAAGCGGTTTTGAGTTTTAG
- the cls gene encoding cardiolipin synthase: protein MTFLKDITWTEIFIFAHTCAALGCVLRVLYKQKNIGSTFAWLIILFLFPVFGTIAYLLIGEPRLGTARAKRTGEMNRFYQGFVETYLSNLYLDIGDKVKSRYHGISKVAASGTGLGATRNNAMTLLSTTDEIIDTMLADIRAARHSCMLAFYIIEPEGRIEELLNELLAAADRGLDCAILADAVGSSRFFDSGWVETLREAGVEVHASLPVGVWRTFFTRTDLRNHRKILVIDSKIGYTGSFNLADPRFFKKDSGVGEWVDVMMRCTGPLVLELSAVFFADLAVETDENLESVQQYLTQAQERIPEILPEKMQQGDIVAQVIPSAPEQGSHVIYETIISAIYAATKQITITTPYFVPDEPLLMALTIAAKRGVKVTLILPAKVDSLMVRYASRAYYPMLLDAGVKIAMFEGGLLHAKTMTIDEDYALFGTVNMDMRSFFLNLEISLAIYDRDITKQICNLQRDYLKNSSYITVKAWQQRSKFRGLIENTVRLVSPLL from the coding sequence ATGACTTTTCTAAAAGACATCACCTGGACAGAAATCTTCATTTTCGCCCACACCTGCGCCGCGCTCGGCTGCGTCTTGCGCGTGTTGTACAAACAAAAAAACATCGGCTCCACCTTCGCCTGGCTGATTATCCTCTTCCTATTCCCCGTCTTCGGTACCATCGCCTACCTGCTTATCGGCGAACCGCGGCTCGGCACGGCGCGGGCAAAGCGCACGGGCGAGATGAACCGTTTTTATCAAGGTTTCGTCGAAACTTATCTGTCTAATCTTTACCTTGATATCGGCGACAAAGTCAAATCCCGTTATCACGGCATCAGCAAAGTCGCTGCGAGCGGAACGGGACTCGGCGCCACGCGCAACAACGCCATGACGCTGCTGTCCACCACCGATGAAATCATCGACACCATGCTTGCCGACATCCGCGCCGCCCGCCATTCCTGCATGCTCGCCTTCTACATCATCGAACCCGAAGGCAGGATAGAAGAATTGTTAAACGAACTCCTCGCCGCCGCCGACAGAGGTTTGGATTGCGCCATCCTCGCCGACGCCGTCGGCAGCAGCCGCTTTTTCGACAGCGGCTGGGTAGAAACCCTGCGCGAAGCCGGCGTAGAGGTCCACGCCTCATTGCCCGTCGGCGTCTGGCGCACCTTCTTCACCCGCACCGACCTGCGCAACCACCGCAAAATCCTCGTCATTGACAGCAAAATCGGCTACACCGGCAGCTTCAACCTCGCCGATCCCCGCTTCTTCAAAAAAGATTCAGGCGTCGGCGAATGGGTGGACGTCATGATGCGCTGCACCGGCCCACTGGTACTCGAACTCTCCGCCGTCTTCTTTGCCGACCTTGCCGTCGAAACCGACGAAAACCTCGAAAGCGTGCAGCAATATCTGACGCAGGCGCAAGAGCGCATTCCCGAAATCCTTCCCGAAAAAATGCAGCAGGGCGACATCGTCGCCCAAGTCATCCCCTCCGCGCCCGAACAAGGCAGCCACGTCATTTACGAAACCATCATCAGCGCGATTTACGCCGCCACCAAACAAATCACCATCACCACCCCCTATTTCGTCCCCGACGAACCCCTCCTGATGGCATTGACCATCGCCGCCAAACGCGGCGTCAAAGTTACCCTGATCCTGCCCGCCAAAGTCGATTCCCTCATGGTGCGCTACGCCTCCCGCGCCTACTACCCCATGCTGCTCGACGCAGGCGTCAAAATCGCCATGTTCGAAGGCGGACTGCTACACGCCAAAACCATGACCATAGACGAAGACTACGCCCTCTTCGGCACGGTCAACATGGACATGCGCAGCTTCTTCCTCAACCTCGAAATCAGCCTCGCCATCTACGACCGCGACATCACCAAACAAATCTGCAACCTCCAACGCGACTACCTCAAAAACAGCAGCTACATCACCGTCAAAGCATGGCAGCAACGCTCCAAATTCCGCGGGCTGATTGAAAATACCGTCCGCTTAGTCAGTCCGCTTTTGTAG
- the hemE gene encoding uroporphyrinogen decarboxylase, with protein sequence MTSLKNDTFLRALLKQPVEYTPIWMMRQAGRYLPEYKATRAKAGSFLDLCKNTELATEVTIQPLDRFDLDAAILFSDILTVPDAMGLGLYFAEGEGPKFERALQHEADIAKLQVPDMEKLQYVFDAVGSIRKALDGRVPLIGFSGSPFTLACYMVEGGSSKEFRTIKTMMYSRPDLLHKILDTNAQAVTAYLNAQIDAGAQAVQIFDTWGGVLSDAAFKEFSLKYIRQIVAGLKRESEGRRVPVIVFAKGGGLWLEGMAEIGADALGLDWTCNIGEARRRVGNQVALQGNFDPFALFGTPESIRTEVARILADYGNGSGHVFNLGHGINQHADPEHAKILVDTVHELSRQYHA encoded by the coding sequence ATGACCTCTTTGAAAAACGACACCTTTCTCCGCGCCCTGCTCAAACAGCCCGTCGAATACACACCGATTTGGATGATGCGTCAGGCGGGGCGTTATCTGCCCGAATACAAAGCCACACGCGCGAAAGCGGGCAGCTTTCTCGATTTGTGTAAAAACACCGAATTGGCGACCGAAGTCACCATCCAGCCCTTAGACCGCTTCGATTTGGACGCGGCGATTCTGTTCTCCGACATCCTGACCGTCCCCGACGCAATGGGCTTGGGTCTGTATTTTGCCGAAGGCGAAGGCCCGAAATTCGAACGCGCCTTGCAACACGAAGCCGACATTGCCAAGCTGCAAGTTCCCGATATGGAAAAACTGCAATACGTCTTTGACGCCGTTGGCTCCATCCGCAAAGCATTGGACGGCCGCGTACCGCTTATCGGTTTCTCCGGCAGCCCGTTCACGCTCGCCTGCTATATGGTCGAAGGCGGCAGCAGCAAAGAATTCCGCACCATCAAAACCATGATGTACTCGCGCCCCGATTTGCTGCACAAAATCCTCGACACCAACGCCCAAGCCGTTACCGCCTACCTCAACGCCCAAATCGACGCGGGCGCGCAGGCCGTGCAGATTTTCGACACTTGGGGCGGCGTCCTGAGCGATGCGGCGTTTAAAGAGTTCAGCCTCAAATATATCCGCCAAATCGTTGCCGGATTGAAACGCGAAAGCGAAGGCAGGCGCGTTCCCGTTATCGTGTTTGCCAAAGGCGGCGGACTGTGGCTGGAGGGTATGGCGGAAATCGGCGCAGACGCATTGGGCTTGGACTGGACGTGCAACATCGGCGAAGCACGCCGCCGCGTCGGCAACCAAGTCGCCCTGCAAGGCAACTTCGACCCGTTTGCCCTCTTTGGCACGCCCGAATCCATCCGCACCGAAGTCGCGCGCATCCTAGCCGACTACGGAAACGGCAGCGGCCATGTCTTCAACCTCGGACACGGCATCAACCAACACGCCGACCCCGAACACGCCAAAATCTTAGTCGATACCGTACACGAACTGTCGCGCCAATATCACGCTTGA
- a CDS encoding heme biosynthesis protein HemY: protein MKAVVWIVVLFAAAVGIVLTSGIYTGNVYIVVGQVMMRVNLHAFILGLVLFVVTLYFLIKFIVGLMNIPARMQRFGTARKGRQAAVALNSAGLAFFEGRFEKAEQEAAKVLENKEAGDNRNLALMLGAHAADQMENFELRDHYLKDIEKLPNKQQLSRYLLLAESALGRRDYPTALENLNAAARIHPNLSRLARLQLRYAFDHGDAEDVLAKSEKLMKVGAINDFEAEQYQSWAYRRLLAEASDAAGLKTCLKRIPEALKADELCVAIAEKYERLGLYTEAVKWVRQYYPQNRRPELLEAFVESVRFFNERGQQKAIDLADSWLKDKPDDAPLLMYLGQLAYGRSLWGKAQSYLEASIALQPSIAARLMLARVLDETGQPQKAQEQRKLVLEAVSDDERHAALEQHS from the coding sequence ATGAAAGCCGTTGTCTGGATTGTCGTTTTATTCGCCGCCGCAGTCGGCATCGTCCTAACTTCCGGTATTTACACGGGTAATGTCTATATCGTCGTCGGACAGGTCATGATGCGGGTCAACCTGCACGCCTTTATCTTAGGGCTGGTTCTGTTTGTCGTTACCCTGTATTTCCTGATCAAATTCATCGTCGGCCTGATGAACATCCCCGCCCGTATGCAGCGTTTCGGCACGGCGCGCAAAGGCCGTCAGGCAGCCGTCGCTTTGAACAGCGCAGGTTTGGCGTTTTTTGAAGGCCGCTTTGAAAAAGCGGAGCAGGAAGCCGCCAAAGTATTGGAAAACAAAGAAGCCGGCGACAACCGCAACCTCGCGTTGATGCTGGGCGCGCACGCCGCCGACCAAATGGAAAACTTCGAACTGCGCGACCACTACCTGAAAGACATCGAAAAACTGCCGAACAAACAGCAGCTTTCCCGCTATCTGTTGTTGGCAGAATCCGCACTCGGCCGCCGCGATTATCCGACCGCCCTGGAAAATCTGAACGCCGCCGCGCGCATCCATCCCAACCTGTCCCGCCTCGCCCGCCTGCAACTGCGTTATGCCTTTGACCACGGCGATGCGGAAGACGTGTTGGCGAAATCCGAAAAATTGATGAAAGTCGGCGCGATTAACGATTTTGAAGCGGAGCAATACCAAAGCTGGGCATACCGCCGCCTGTTGGCTGAAGCATCAGACGCAGCCGGTCTGAAAACCTGTCTGAAGCGCATTCCCGAAGCACTCAAGGCGGACGAATTGTGTGTCGCCATTGCCGAAAAATACGAGCGTCTCGGACTCTATACCGAAGCCGTCAAATGGGTGCGCCAATACTACCCGCAAAACCGCCGCCCCGAACTTTTGGAAGCCTTCGTCGAAAGCGTCCGCTTCTTCAACGAACGCGGCCAGCAAAAAGCCATCGACCTTGCCGATTCTTGGCTGAAAGACAAACCCGACGACGCACCGCTCTTGATGTACCTCGGACAGCTTGCCTACGGCCGCAGCCTGTGGGGCAAGGCACAAAGTTACCTCGAAGCCAGCATCGCCCTGCAACCGAGCATTGCCGCCCGCCTCATGCTGGCGCGCGTACTCGATGAAACCGGACAGCCGCAAAAAGCTCAGGAACAGCGGAAATTGGTTTTGGAAGCCGTCTCCGATGACGAACGCCACGCAGCGTTGGAGCAGCATAGCTGA